From a region of the Roseivirga sp. 4D4 genome:
- the trmB gene encoding tRNA (guanosine(46)-N7)-methyltransferase TrmB, with protein sequence MPRAKLKRFDENKSLHNLLQDGKEGFNELKGNWNKDHFKNELPITVEMGCGKGEYTIGLARQFKDANFIGVDIKGDRLWVGSKQAIDEGLEQVAFLRTLIHNIEGFFAPQEIDTIWITFPDPRPKDRDIKRRLTSPRFLEIYKKLLKKGGKVYFKTDNTALFEYTLEVLNERNDVLDLNYTFDLYDSDYVDDHYGIKTNFEQKYLDLGEKIKYLKFTFDT encoded by the coding sequence ATGCCAAGAGCTAAGCTAAAGCGATTTGATGAGAATAAATCACTACACAACCTACTTCAAGATGGTAAGGAGGGGTTTAATGAGCTAAAAGGAAATTGGAATAAGGATCACTTCAAGAATGAATTACCTATAACAGTGGAAATGGGTTGCGGAAAGGGCGAATACACGATCGGCTTGGCGAGACAATTCAAGGACGCAAATTTTATAGGGGTTGATATCAAAGGAGATCGGCTTTGGGTAGGGAGCAAGCAAGCGATTGATGAAGGGCTAGAACAAGTGGCCTTTTTGAGGACCCTAATCCATAATATTGAAGGTTTTTTCGCTCCGCAAGAAATTGATACCATTTGGATTACTTTCCCTGACCCAAGACCTAAAGACCGGGATATCAAAAGACGATTAACTTCACCAAGGTTCTTAGAGATTTATAAAAAACTCCTTAAAAAAGGAGGGAAGGTGTATTTTAAGACCGACAATACGGCCCTCTTTGAGTATACACTTGAGGTATTGAATGAAAGAAACGATGTCCTTGATCTAAACTATACCTTCGATCTCTATGACTCCGACTATGTGGATGATCACTATGGTATTAAGACCAACTTTGAACAAAAGTACCTAGACTTGGGGGAGAAGATTAAATACCTGAAATTCACATTCGATACATGA
- a CDS encoding bifunctional folylpolyglutamate synthase/dihydrofolate synthase has protein sequence MNYQETLDFLFQALPMYQRVGKTAFKKDLSNTIALCEHLGNPQEKFKSVHIAGTNGKGSSSHMLAAILQASGLKVGLYTSPHLKNFTERIRINGKEISRDAVVGFVENNKEAITAIKPSFFEMTVAMAFDHFAREKVDIAVIEVGLGGRFDSTNVITPELSLITNIGYDHMDMLGDTLPQIAKEKAGIIKPNVPAVISESDPEVNPVFEAVAKEKGATLYYADGQNEIPPTDLMGNYQSRNVRGVLKSIEILQSQGWSISKEAVYRGLSQVTALTGLKGRWQILNINPLTICDTGHNKEAFQLIINQLEGLDFSTLYMVLGFVNDKNVDDLIQMIPDNTNLVFCQSSVPRAMPLQTIKEKVESLNIEARYITDVNEAIATATKMANADDLIFVGGSTFVVAEIDNL, from the coding sequence ATGAATTACCAAGAGACGCTTGACTTTCTCTTTCAGGCACTCCCCATGTATCAAAGAGTGGGTAAAACCGCTTTTAAGAAGGACTTATCCAATACAATAGCATTGTGTGAGCATCTTGGTAATCCTCAAGAGAAATTCAAGAGTGTCCATATTGCTGGAACAAATGGAAAGGGAAGTTCATCCCATATGCTGGCTGCTATTTTACAAGCTTCAGGCTTGAAGGTGGGGCTATATACCTCGCCACACCTAAAGAACTTCACGGAACGTATCAGAATCAATGGAAAGGAGATTTCGAGGGACGCTGTAGTCGGTTTTGTTGAGAACAACAAGGAAGCCATAACTGCTATTAAGCCCTCTTTCTTTGAGATGACCGTAGCTATGGCCTTTGATCACTTTGCTCGAGAAAAAGTAGATATAGCGGTCATTGAAGTTGGTTTAGGTGGAAGGTTTGATTCAACTAATGTAATCACACCTGAACTATCGCTTATTACCAATATTGGCTATGACCATATGGATATGCTAGGCGATACATTGCCTCAAATTGCTAAGGAAAAAGCTGGGATCATTAAGCCGAATGTTCCAGCGGTTATTAGTGAGTCCGATCCAGAGGTTAATCCCGTATTTGAAGCTGTGGCTAAAGAAAAAGGAGCAACACTTTATTACGCTGATGGTCAAAATGAGATTCCCCCCACAGATCTTATGGGAAACTATCAGTCCAGAAATGTACGAGGAGTGTTAAAATCTATTGAGATTTTGCAAAGCCAAGGATGGTCCATCAGCAAGGAAGCCGTTTACAGAGGCCTATCTCAAGTAACCGCGCTTACGGGCTTAAAAGGCAGGTGGCAAATATTGAATATCAATCCTTTAACTATTTGTGATACAGGGCACAATAAAGAAGCATTTCAACTGATTATTAATCAGTTGGAAGGGTTAGACTTTTCTACCCTGTACATGGTACTGGGCTTTGTGAATGATAAGAATGTCGATGACCTTATCCAGATGATACCCGATAACACAAACTTGGTTTTCTGTCAGTCATCAGTGCCTCGCGCTATGCCTTTGCAAACCATAAAGGAAAAGGTTGAAAGTCTGAACATCGAAGCTAGGTATATCACAGATGTGAATGAGGCGATAGCAACAGCCACAAAAATGGCTAATGCAGATGACCTGATATTTGTGGGAGGTAGTACTTTTGTCGTGGCCGAAATAGATAACCTTTGA
- a CDS encoding head GIN domain-containing protein: protein MKTKTTFLGFLLIVLFTVSCDNDAIDANGAIVNEEREINGFNSISLSVPANVYITNEPGESFRIKTHENLLRVIDTDVIGTTLRITTNHNLRNVKTLEVYVSALDYEKLSITGAGAIRVENCLEVDNLALEITGAGLIEVCGNAESLNTKITGAGKIEAYDLQALNTNVTVSGSGEVQTRVSETLNVDISGAGVVRYIGNPEITSNISGAGVVRKAN, encoded by the coding sequence ATGAAAACCAAAACCACTTTTTTAGGCTTTTTGCTCATCGTACTTTTTACAGTTAGTTGCGATAACGATGCCATTGATGCCAATGGAGCCATTGTCAACGAAGAACGTGAAATCAACGGCTTCAATTCAATATCTCTCAGTGTTCCTGCGAATGTTTACATCACCAACGAACCTGGGGAATCATTCAGAATTAAGACGCATGAGAACTTACTAAGGGTCATTGATACGGATGTGATTGGCACAACCTTGAGAATTACTACGAATCATAACCTGAGAAACGTAAAAACATTGGAGGTGTACGTTTCGGCACTAGACTATGAAAAATTGAGTATCACAGGAGCTGGTGCCATCCGCGTTGAGAACTGCCTTGAGGTAGATAACCTAGCATTAGAGATCACGGGCGCAGGACTTATCGAAGTATGTGGTAATGCCGAAAGCCTGAACACCAAAATCACTGGTGCTGGAAAAATTGAGGCATACGACCTTCAGGCCCTGAATACCAACGTTACCGTATCTGGTTCAGGAGAAGTTCAAACTCGGGTGTCTGAGACACTAAATGTGGATATATCAGGCGCAGGAGTGGTCCGATATATTGGAAATCCTGAAATCACGAGTAATATCAGCGGGGCGGGTGTCGTCCGAAAGGCCAATTAA
- a CDS encoding ExbD/TolR family protein, which produces MDIKSKHKVDSAFSMSSMTDIVFLLLIFFMLTSSFITPSGLPVDLPSAAATSISLQKNSVTVGEGNIFYVNDNEVTLANLERELAKVIGEPGGTVSLHLDKTITAEIFVKVTGIIAKLEQKTNLVAKAE; this is translated from the coding sequence ATGGATATCAAATCAAAACATAAGGTTGATTCTGCATTTAGTATGTCCTCGATGACGGATATTGTATTTCTGTTATTGATCTTCTTTATGCTTACTTCATCCTTTATCACACCTTCGGGTCTACCGGTAGATTTACCATCCGCAGCCGCAACAAGCATCTCTTTGCAGAAGAATAGCGTTACAGTAGGGGAAGGCAATATCTTCTATGTGAATGATAATGAAGTTACCCTCGCCAATCTCGAAAGGGAGTTGGCCAAAGTAATCGGTGAACCAGGTGGAACAGTCAGTCTTCATTTAGATAAAACCATTACGGCCGAGATTTTCGTAAAGGTGACTGGGATTATTGCCAAGCTAGAGCAAAAGACAAATTTGGTAGCAAAAGCAGAATAG
- a CDS encoding MotA/TolQ/ExbB proton channel family protein: MTLIQNLSAADTTNVGAGEDQVLFFFELILKGGFWLIPIAGLSIVAIYIFFERLRNLNRASKTPFEFMEKIKDLVANGDVNGAKLLCSQTDSPIAKMIEKGIHRIGSPLKSIEASIENVGKIEVYKLEKNLSLLATTAGAAPMIGFLGTVSGMIQAFISIAQEEGSVSPKLLSTGIYEAMITTAAGLVVGIIAYLGYNYLVSKVQKAIHYMEYTSIDFIDLLQEPQ, encoded by the coding sequence ATGACGTTGATTCAAAATTTAAGTGCTGCTGATACCACGAATGTTGGGGCAGGCGAAGATCAAGTATTGTTCTTTTTCGAACTGATCCTAAAAGGAGGGTTTTGGTTAATCCCCATCGCAGGTTTATCAATTGTAGCCATCTACATCTTTTTCGAAAGATTAAGAAACCTGAACAGGGCTTCGAAAACTCCCTTTGAGTTCATGGAGAAGATCAAGGATTTAGTGGCCAATGGAGATGTGAATGGCGCTAAACTCCTTTGTTCACAGACTGACTCACCGATTGCCAAGATGATTGAGAAAGGCATCCATAGAATAGGAAGTCCACTGAAGTCGATCGAGGCATCTATTGAGAATGTAGGAAAGATCGAGGTCTATAAACTAGAGAAGAACCTTTCCCTGCTAGCAACAACGGCAGGTGCTGCGCCAATGATCGGTTTCTTAGGAACCGTATCGGGTATGATTCAGGCCTTCATCTCTATAGCACAAGAAGAGGGCTCTGTCAGTCCTAAGTTGCTTTCAACGGGTATTTATGAAGCTATGATTACTACAGCTGCTGGTTTGGTAGTGGGGATTATCGCCTACTTAGGCTATAATTACCTGGTATCAAAAGTGCAGAAAGCGATCCATTATATGGAGTACACTTCGATTGATTTTATTGACTTACTTCAAGAGCCTCAATAA
- a CDS encoding SPOR domain-containing protein: MAAKQTNDSSEENEKPKRPARKAPAKKTAAKTTGSTARKKPAAKKTTAKSTTAKKTTTRKTTTKSTAAKKPTTRKPAPKKAKPIASDDDLGLEDISLEANDDAVLPVAQEQKKPEKPKTKPKPKAAPKPQPVEESAPPIKEEPKAEVKEEPVKQSTEPEEQKKKSGAGPVLIVIVVLALATAFYFLFFKSDEEPVITPPVQQETEQPVVEEETPKAEPEVVEQTPDPEPEPTVALTTISERGGRFYIIVGSFYDEDLAIDKGNEIVAAGINAYLLKPTGDKTLHRVGINVVDELSEAASAMEDLKSTYGENIWVLKY; encoded by the coding sequence ATGGCAGCAAAACAGACAAATGACTCTTCAGAGGAGAATGAAAAGCCAAAAAGACCGGCTCGAAAAGCTCCTGCTAAGAAGACAGCTGCCAAAACTACTGGTAGTACTGCGAGAAAGAAACCAGCTGCAAAAAAGACCACCGCTAAGTCTACTACAGCTAAAAAGACCACTACAAGAAAGACAACAACTAAGTCTACAGCAGCAAAGAAACCTACTACAAGGAAGCCTGCACCTAAAAAAGCAAAGCCAATAGCATCGGATGATGACTTGGGTTTAGAAGATATCAGCTTAGAGGCAAATGATGATGCGGTCTTGCCGGTAGCTCAAGAACAAAAGAAACCTGAGAAGCCCAAGACAAAACCAAAGCCGAAAGCAGCTCCCAAGCCACAACCTGTAGAAGAAAGTGCTCCACCAATCAAAGAGGAGCCAAAAGCTGAGGTAAAGGAAGAGCCCGTCAAACAGTCAACAGAGCCAGAGGAACAGAAAAAGAAGAGTGGTGCAGGACCAGTTTTAATTGTGATTGTTGTTCTGGCACTAGCTACGGCATTCTATTTCCTGTTCTTTAAATCAGATGAAGAACCGGTGATTACACCACCTGTTCAGCAAGAAACAGAACAGCCGGTTGTTGAGGAAGAGACTCCGAAAGCTGAGCCAGAAGTGGTTGAGCAAACACCTGATCCCGAACCGGAACCTACTGTTGCTTTGACCACAATTTCAGAGCGTGGCGGACGTTTTTACATTATTGTTGGAAGCTTCTATGACGAAGATCTGGCCATTGATAAAGGCAACGAAATAGTAGCCGCAGGAATTAATGCATACCTACTAAAACCGACAGGAGACAAAACCCTCCATAGAGTAGGAATAAATGTAGTTGATGAACTATCTGAAGCCGCGAGTGCGATGGAGGATTTAAAATCGACATACGGTGAAAATATCTGGGTATTGAAATATTAA
- a CDS encoding tetratricopeptide repeat protein: MRKITFLLTISLFALGSLNAQNTLHQNNENRFYRFGLELLDKHKYSAAREQFERYLNEGNDEIKKADAEYYVAYCALNLENPDGTQLIADFVAKRPNHPKAAKAYYNLGINAFEARDWQTANKYLKLANINVLNDTERSETNFKIAYSAFSLNNKNESIEYFDLAKKQNSPYYADANYYSGFLAYLDKNYDKVLVDLKRAAESDKYKFRVPIMITSAYFKQQRFGEVLSYAGNFKDIATESRRMDYLYQIYQLAAESAYNQERFEEAIEFYDLYRQIAGQSITDETLYRMAYSNFVLGNGEKAIEDFKRVALKEDTVAQLASYYLGQLYVEQENYLFAASAFDKASKLSFNTTIQEESAFNFAKVNFEAKKYSQAIVSLDRFIKQFPASSYIPEANNLLSEAFLNTNDFQRAIAFIERIENKTDRIKEAYQKVTFYKGTEYFNTGKYKTAIQLFDKSLTYRTDKNLETGALFWKAEAQATSRAYAEAIRSYQKVFETRNRNSEYYLKANYGVGYAYYNTQDYSRARVYLKRYVDALQNAQNRLNYDDAILRLADCYYVDKEYATAISYYQRAIDNNNPNVDYAYFQKGVVRDFQNKSAEAIQALDIVINRYSRSRYYDDAIYKKAQIQLEGNDYRASILGFTRVIDRLKQSPFIPYAYESRALAYFNLNELDKAEEDYKTILDNYVTSKVANSALLGLQNTLKLNNKVLEFDQYLAKYRGANPDNQSLETIELEAAKNKYYGQEYSAAIGAFEDYEKNYAESPLRHQAKFFRAESYFRLEDADRALELYYELDRESQINDMDVVFQRIGQLQLQAGDFQEAANYFSKLESIARSKRQENDAWIGLLDANFKLGKYDQMRTYANNILTKGNISQDATNRAQLYLAKAAYSEGNFDESIDQLLTTINDAKDQYGAEAQYLLGQIFYQQKRYQESLNTLFEFSETFSDYEDWLGKAFLLVADNYIALEELFQAKATVNSIIENSPIKEIVDEARVKLTQIEKLEKDLEQVAAQDTTQNRGGNQ; the protein is encoded by the coding sequence ATGAGAAAGATAACTTTTTTACTCACTATCTCACTTTTTGCTCTCGGGTCATTAAATGCTCAAAATACGCTACATCAAAACAACGAAAACCGATTTTATCGATTTGGTTTAGAGTTGCTTGATAAGCATAAGTATAGTGCTGCTCGAGAACAGTTTGAGAGATACCTCAACGAAGGGAATGACGAAATCAAGAAGGCCGATGCAGAGTATTACGTTGCCTATTGCGCCTTAAACCTTGAAAACCCTGACGGCACCCAACTGATTGCCGATTTTGTAGCCAAACGCCCCAACCACCCCAAAGCAGCTAAAGCCTATTATAACTTAGGGATCAACGCCTTCGAGGCGAGAGATTGGCAGACTGCCAATAAGTATCTCAAGTTGGCGAATATCAACGTACTGAATGATACCGAGCGGTCAGAAACCAACTTTAAAATTGCCTACTCTGCCTTTAGTCTAAATAATAAGAACGAATCCATCGAGTATTTCGACTTGGCGAAGAAGCAAAACAGTCCTTATTATGCTGACGCAAATTACTACTCCGGTTTTCTAGCCTATCTCGATAAGAACTATGATAAGGTATTGGTTGATCTGAAGCGAGCCGCTGAGAGTGATAAATACAAGTTCCGTGTGCCGATCATGATCACGAGTGCCTACTTCAAGCAGCAGCGCTTTGGAGAGGTTTTGAGTTATGCAGGCAACTTCAAAGACATTGCAACAGAGAGTCGCAGGATGGACTATCTCTATCAGATCTATCAACTGGCAGCAGAATCGGCTTACAATCAAGAGCGCTTCGAGGAAGCCATAGAATTCTATGATCTATATCGACAAATCGCTGGCCAGAGCATCACAGATGAGACATTGTATAGAATGGCCTACTCAAACTTTGTATTGGGCAATGGAGAGAAGGCCATAGAAGACTTTAAGAGAGTAGCCTTAAAGGAGGATACAGTGGCACAGTTAGCTTCCTACTATCTAGGACAACTTTACGTGGAGCAAGAAAACTACCTCTTTGCGGCCTCGGCCTTTGATAAAGCAAGTAAACTTTCATTTAATACAACGATCCAGGAAGAGTCAGCCTTCAACTTTGCCAAGGTGAATTTCGAAGCAAAGAAGTATTCTCAGGCCATCGTTTCTCTCGATCGCTTTATCAAGCAGTTTCCAGCTTCATCCTACATTCCAGAAGCTAACAACCTATTATCTGAGGCTTTTCTAAATACTAATGATTTCCAAAGGGCAATCGCCTTTATCGAAAGAATAGAGAATAAGACAGACAGGATTAAAGAAGCCTACCAGAAGGTCACCTTTTACAAGGGAACGGAGTACTTCAATACAGGCAAGTACAAAACAGCTATTCAATTATTTGATAAGTCGCTCACTTACCGAACGGATAAAAACTTAGAGACCGGTGCGTTATTCTGGAAAGCAGAAGCGCAAGCTACCTCTAGAGCTTACGCAGAAGCTATTCGAAGCTACCAGAAGGTTTTTGAAACAAGAAACAGAAACTCCGAATACTACCTGAAAGCTAATTACGGTGTGGGCTATGCTTACTATAATACTCAGGACTATTCGAGAGCACGTGTTTATTTGAAGCGATACGTTGATGCCCTTCAAAATGCTCAAAACCGTCTCAATTATGATGATGCGATTCTTAGGTTAGCCGATTGCTACTATGTAGACAAGGAATATGCAACTGCTATTTCTTATTACCAGCGAGCCATTGATAACAATAACCCCAATGTCGACTATGCCTATTTCCAGAAGGGGGTAGTGAGAGACTTTCAGAATAAGAGTGCTGAGGCCATTCAAGCTTTAGATATTGTCATAAATCGATACAGTCGCTCTAGATATTATGACGATGCGATCTATAAGAAAGCCCAAATCCAGTTGGAAGGAAATGATTACAGAGCCTCTATCCTTGGCTTTACCAGAGTGATCGACAGACTGAAACAAAGTCCTTTTATTCCTTACGCTTATGAGAGCAGGGCCTTGGCCTATTTTAACTTGAATGAATTGGACAAGGCAGAAGAAGATTATAAGACCATACTCGATAACTATGTGACCAGTAAAGTGGCGAATAGTGCATTGTTAGGGCTTCAGAATACTTTAAAGCTTAATAACAAGGTATTAGAGTTTGATCAATACCTGGCTAAGTATAGAGGAGCGAATCCAGACAATCAGTCTTTGGAAACCATAGAACTCGAGGCAGCGAAGAACAAGTACTACGGACAAGAGTATAGCGCAGCCATTGGTGCTTTCGAAGATTATGAAAAGAACTATGCTGAAAGCCCATTACGTCATCAGGCCAAATTCTTTAGAGCGGAAAGCTATTTCAGATTAGAAGATGCAGACAGGGCATTAGAGCTTTATTATGAGTTGGATAGAGAGTCGCAGATCAATGATATGGATGTAGTTTTTCAGCGCATTGGGCAATTACAGTTGCAGGCAGGTGACTTTCAGGAGGCAGCAAATTACTTCTCCAAGCTAGAATCCATTGCACGAAGTAAGCGCCAAGAGAATGATGCCTGGATCGGATTACTCGATGCAAATTTCAAGCTCGGTAAGTATGATCAGATGAGAACCTATGCGAACAACATCTTGACAAAAGGGAATATTTCGCAGGATGCGACCAACAGGGCTCAGCTTTATCTAGCCAAGGCAGCTTACAGTGAAGGGAATTTTGATGAGTCTATCGATCAGCTTTTGACTACAATAAATGATGCTAAAGACCAATATGGAGCTGAAGCACAGTATTTACTCGGTCAGATCTTCTATCAGCAGAAGCGATATCAGGAATCATTGAATACGCTTTTCGAGTTTAGTGAGACCTTCTCCGATTACGAAGACTGGTTGGGTAAGGCTTTCTTACTAGTGGCAGATAACTACATCGCCTTAGAAGAACTTTTCCAAGCGAAAGCTACAGTAAACTCTATTATAGAGAATTCACCCATTAAGGAAATAGTAGACGAAGCGCGAGTCAAATTGACACAGATAGAAAAGCTTGAAAAAGACCTTGAACAGGTTGCCGCTCAAGACACCACACAAAACAGGGGAGGGAATCAGTAA
- the holA gene encoding DNA polymerase III subunit delta yields MSLHPDQVLSDLKAGKYAPVYFLQGEESFYIDQISDFIETNCLQEAEKGFNQTIMYGKDVVMSQVITNARRFPMMAERQVVMVKEAKDIQDIGKEEGQKLLMDYLDNPVPSTVLVFAHKHKKVDGRKPLSKALTKKSLLVTTAKLRDYELPKWIEAYVKDQGLRINYSSVQLLAEYIGTNLERLSNEISKVAINLKEGEEINETLIQKYVGINKDYNVFELQKAISERNVLKAGKIVSYFSANIRAHSIIPMIALLYGYYTKLLKVHSAKDKSDSGLARAIGVPPFVVKEYKMAASHYALTKVMQNIKHLHEADLKSKGVNAGAMKEEEVLKELVFKLMH; encoded by the coding sequence ATGAGTCTGCATCCCGATCAGGTATTAAGCGATTTGAAGGCCGGAAAGTACGCTCCGGTATATTTCCTTCAGGGCGAAGAGTCCTTCTACATCGACCAAATTTCAGATTTTATTGAGACGAATTGTTTGCAAGAAGCCGAAAAAGGTTTCAACCAAACCATTATGTATGGCAAAGATGTGGTCATGAGTCAGGTGATTACCAATGCCAGACGTTTTCCAATGATGGCTGAACGTCAGGTAGTGATGGTAAAAGAAGCCAAAGACATTCAGGATATCGGCAAGGAGGAAGGGCAAAAGCTACTCATGGACTATCTCGATAATCCTGTGCCATCTACGGTTTTAGTCTTCGCCCACAAGCACAAGAAAGTAGATGGCAGAAAACCGCTGTCAAAAGCGCTGACAAAGAAATCACTCTTAGTCACTACGGCTAAGCTTAGAGATTATGAATTGCCTAAGTGGATCGAGGCTTATGTCAAGGACCAGGGGCTCAGAATTAACTATTCATCGGTACAACTACTGGCCGAATATATCGGTACCAATTTAGAGCGATTGAGTAATGAGATCAGCAAGGTGGCGATAAACCTAAAGGAGGGAGAGGAGATCAACGAAACCCTAATTCAGAAGTATGTCGGCATCAACAAAGACTATAATGTCTTTGAGCTGCAAAAGGCTATTTCTGAAAGAAATGTGCTTAAAGCGGGCAAGATTGTCAGCTACTTTTCAGCCAACATTAGAGCGCATTCCATTATCCCAATGATTGCCCTTTTGTATGGCTATTACACGAAATTATTAAAGGTGCATAGCGCAAAGGACAAATCTGATTCGGGATTGGCCAGGGCGATCGGTGTGCCGCCTTTCGTGGTCAAGGAGTATAAAATGGCGGCCTCTCATTATGCTTTGACTAAGGTGATGCAAAACATAAAGCATTTACACGAAGCGGATTTAAAGTCTAAAGGGGTCAATGCTGGGGCCATGAAAGAAGAAGAGGTGTTGAAGGAATTAGTATTTAAATTAATGCATTGA
- a CDS encoding tetratricopeptide repeat protein: protein MSSKLVEKGIESCRNGAFGKGVSFFTEALESDKNNVEALYNRARALSRVGKLQESLTDFKRLTEIDSSNASYIGDYAVSLHLNNENDSASLAFEKALALEPNNPYRYSSRAFFKDRIGDLEGAIADYEKAIELDPEDAIALNNKGLVEEKLGYQDKAKKSFDKSNELVGYKPENKTEPVNSPTPTDETSSKQPSRGQVIKSIFTKDGFKDFTEFSKNLFKGNRGKK, encoded by the coding sequence ATGTCATCGAAATTAGTTGAAAAAGGAATTGAATCTTGTCGAAATGGAGCCTTTGGAAAAGGGGTTTCATTCTTTACTGAGGCTTTAGAATCAGATAAGAATAATGTTGAGGCTTTGTACAACAGAGCCAGAGCGTTGTCAAGAGTTGGTAAGCTTCAAGAGTCACTAACTGACTTCAAAAGACTCACTGAAATTGACTCTTCAAATGCTTCATATATAGGAGATTATGCAGTGTCTCTTCACTTAAATAATGAAAATGATTCAGCGAGTTTAGCATTTGAAAAAGCACTCGCTTTGGAACCCAATAATCCTTACCGTTACTCCTCCCGAGCCTTCTTTAAGGATCGAATTGGCGACTTGGAGGGTGCCATTGCCGATTATGAGAAAGCCATAGAACTTGACCCAGAAGATGCGATTGCGCTTAACAATAAAGGACTTGTGGAAGAGAAGCTTGGGTATCAGGATAAAGCCAAAAAGAGTTTTGATAAGTCGAACGAACTCGTTGGCTACAAACCAGAGAATAAAACTGAGCCAGTAAATTCCCCTACTCCCACGGATGAAACTTCAAGCAAGCAACCATCCAGAGGGCAAGTCATCAAATCAATCTTTACAAAAGATGGCTTCAAGGACTTTACTGAGTTCTCTAAGAATCTCTTTAAGGGAAACCGAGGCAAGAAATAG